ttttattataacattatTTTAGACATAAAACATATGTCTAAaacaagggacacggtggctcaggggctaggacgttgagcttgtcgatcaaaaggtcggcagctcagcagttcgaatccctagtgctgccgtgtaatggggtcagctcccattacttgtcccagcttctgccaacctagcagtttcgaaagcacgtaaaaatgcaagtagaaaaaaatagggaccacctttggtgggaaggtaacagcgttccatgcgcctttggtgttgagtcatgccggccacatgaccacggagacgtcttcagacagcgctggctcttcggctttgaaatggagatgagcaccaccccctagagtcggcaatgactagcacatatgtgcaaggggaacctttacctttaccttaaaacaTTGGTCAATTATTACTAATCCTGAACATTTTTCCTGGACCTATCTACATGTCATTTGAAGAAAAAAGTTATCCTGTGAAGTTTCATGAATATTTCAGTGTATATCGTCACTCAAAGATTCAGTCAGAGGTCCTGTTATCTTATACgtattttgacaaataaataaaaataaatgaaataaataattaaatatgtcTACAAAATATGTTCTTggagtttaaaagaaataattcaaaCAAACAGAAATGGAGGTAATGGACATGCAAACGTGGAAACTAAAAAGAGATTGAAGGTAGACTTTGATGTCCATTGTGATTGGGGACATGGATCCTTAAATGAAAATTAGGTCAGTTATAAGTACAATTCTTACCTTGTTGGTTTGCAATCTTTCCTTCTGGACATCGAAGgcaatcatagcagcaaaatgGCTTCCCTTCTAACTTGCTCTTACTGTAGCCCAAAGGGCATTTGTTATTGCACTGTGAAAGTGGCTGGGTCTGTTCATAATTGAAATAAGAAAATGTTTTTGACAATATTGTACCTCAATATTTAccaaatatttattgttttgattatattttgattattttataactcaaggtggcatatATAATGCTCCTACTTTCTGTTTTTCTCAATAGCAACACTATGAGGTGGGCTGTGCTTCGATAGattgactggttcaaagtcactGAGATAACTTTCATgcataaggagggactagaatttACTGTCACCCAGTTTCTAGGTCAGCACCTTAGCTACTTCAGGAAATTGGACCTTTACATTTTTAACATTATGTTTTCTAGTGCTATGGATGGTCTGCCTAATGTTTagtggttttaaaaaaaggaagaggaagatagCCGATGGTTTCATATTTGTAAAAGGGGAATTTTATTTTCTGTAAAGGTTAAAATGAGAGGTTTCACCAGTGGAATTGTTATCTACTATCATTTGGAATTTATTTAGACATTACCTGGTTAAATATCCTTGGCCACACAATAGATTTCTCGGAAGAGGAGAATATTTCTTTTTGGGGAGTCCTGGGTTCTATTCTTCCAACTTTGACCCTCTGGAAAGACTGGTTCGGAAAAGTGATCCAGTTTATAATATTAAATCCAGTCTCTAACTCTCCATTTTGGTTGAAGGAAACTTTTTCCCCTGCACTATTGTTGAATGAGATCCTTCTCATAAGGTGGTTGAGCTGAATGAAAAATAAGTGAAAAGAGAAATTCGCGACAAGGAATTTATACAGTTGTACAAAATTCTTTTTGAAATATATAGAGAATGAATCTTTGGGGTTCTTTGATATGACCAAAAGTTGATAACATACAAGTATTATTGCTTAATGCTGAATTATGTGATTATGGTTATCTTTCATATATAAAGGGAAATGTTGAAAACTAGACATAGAAAttaaaagatataaataaattaaataaaagagccGTGTTTTACACTGCACTTGAAAAAACATTACAATAATTAAATGGGAAAAAGAATTGTACAGAATAATCCCCCCCTCTAAATTTTGCATCTTGTATGAGTTCTTGGGGTCAGAATTAGCTTtacaggctaaaacatataaagaatggttgctgaaattgagtatatctagtttaatgaaaagaaggactaggaatgatgtgagatccaatatctcaggggctgccacaaagaagagggagtcaagctattctccaaagcacctgagggtaggacaagaagcaatgggtggaaactaatcaaagagagaaacaacctagaactaaggagaaatttcctgacagttagaacaattaatcagtggaacaacttgtctccagaagttgtgaatgctccaacactggaagttttcaagaagagattggataaccatttgtctgaaatggtttcctacctaagcaaggggttggactagaagacctccaaggtccattccaactctgttattctattctattctaattaggaAACTGTTGAGGATTAACTGTTTTTTTATTAATAAGATTTATACCTAAAGGTGATGGATGGCTATATGATATGGTAAGAATAATGGAGTTGTGTAAGAAGAGAAAACTTAGGGCATGGTCTTCCTTTCTTAAGTAGTAAGCTGCAAAGGAGTAGCTATCATATGTGGAGAACTGAGCTGATTTCTTATAAAAGGTTTTGAGGAAAAAATCCCATGAATTACTCCCATAGCTCTTATAAAATGCTATTATATCCAGGATATTTTGAGGGGAACTATGAATACAtagttgggtttgtttttttttaccttgtgTTGAACAGCtaaaaaagcagtggtgggattcagccagttcgcacctattcaggagaatcagttgttaactttctaagcagttcagagaaccagttgttggaagaaatcttattttggtttttttcccccactttacagggctaatcctgtaaggaaggcaggaaggaaacattctggtgttgtttctagcctaatctttattgccctgcttacagaaactgcctctctgattaacccttattacattgtaacagctaaggcgaagcgcccatcaatatgagtgacgttgagttggccacacccacatggtcacatgaccaccaagccatgccttcccagctggtcattaaggcagagaaccggttgttaaattatttgaatcccaccactataaAGAAGGTCTTTTGGGCAAAGTTCTTAGGGGGAAAAATAGCACTATTTAGTGTGAAAAACTAAAAATGGCAACTGTACAACATAATTCTACACATCTTTTAAAGCAaattaagtcacatttttttcgtAATGCTTTCTTCGGTAAATCTGTGATCTAATCCACCTATGTTCCAAGGAGCAAGGAACACTACAGAgtaatcttcttcttctccttcctagcATATTCCTGCAGGTGCACAGTCTGTTTTTCGGATCATTGAACACCACTTTGCATGATATAGTAAAATATAGTAAAGTCTAGACAATAATTTCATATTTGTAGATCGTTGACCCTTAGATGCTAACCACAGTTGACAGAATGAGTTGTGTCTACAGTAAATTTTCTTTGCCAAAGTGGCAAATCCCATACATTTTAGTTAATCAGGCCATTACCTCCCATAGTTTTTGCTTCCTGAGGTTCAATTCAGTTACATGCTTCCCTGCTCTGTAATTCAGTACAGATACAAAGAGATCACCCAAAGCATGTGCCACCACATAGACTGCATTGTAGACATTGTAACTCTGACTGGTCATACGCATTTCAAATATAGATGTAGGAAGAGCCTCCAGTTTCTCTTGTCCAGTACAGGTGACCCTGTCTTCCTCAGCTGCCAAGGAGTTAGGAAACGAGCATTCAAATGCATTTTCCCAGAAGACCTTAATAAAGCTATCTTTTTTTGCCAAGGTGGGGTTTTTGGTCTGAAGAAATTCCTGAAATCCCAAGACTTCCTCTGAATTAATTGCAAAAGATAAAGCACCGTGCAGGAAGTCAATTTTTACAGTCTTTAACAAAGGAAGTGATGTGAATTCCATCTGGGCCATTAAAACCCACACTCTGTTTTTTCTCCATTCTGGCATTTTTTCCAATTgggatataaatggaaaaaatCTCAAAAGAATCATATCATCCATTTCACCATGAACGATCACTACATTCGCTGTGCTGGTCATCACCGCTTTATATGTTTCAACCGCGTCGCCTATCAATTCGTCAAAGCTGTTGAAATAAGTCATTGCAGGGAACTTTGCAATAAATGCAAAGCATATCCCTCTCTGGGAAAACATAGGCACAATATCATGTATAAATTTTTCACCATTCTCATTATGAGTATATAGTGCCCCTATCCACGTCCACTTGAAATGCTGTAGCAATTGGAGAATTCCATTGTATTGGTAGTCCACATTTGGAAACATCCGTTGGGTGAGGACCTGATGAGTTTGTGAATTTATCTCTGGAGCTGAACCATAAGTAAGCTTAtcaaagaaagacagaaataagggaaaaggaaaaaaatgtcattTACAAATATTTGCCTGCAGTGTGCCTGATTTTCCAGAATAATCTCCTATTCCCATTTCCAATTTCTATGTAGCTATGTTCTGGAACATATTTTCTGGAAAgggaagggatgtggtggcttagtggctaagactgtgagcttgtcgatcaaaaggtcagcagttcagcggtttgaatccctagtgccgcataatggggtgagctcccagcttctgccaacctagcagttcgaaagcatgtaaaaaatgcaagtagaaaaatagggaccacctttggtgggaaggtaaaagcattccgtgtgcatttagtcatgccggccacatggccatggagatgtcttcggacagtgctggctcttcggctttgaaatggagatgagcaccaccccctagaattgggaatgactagtacatatgtgcaaggggaacctttagctcTATGTTCTGGAAGTGTTAAAGCAGAATTCTTCCATTCTAGTGTGAATGTTGTGAATTtcaacaaaaataaaagttaGGATATAGTGTAAATAAAATGTTTCCTTCTGAAATTATCCACCCTACCACAGGAAATTCTGTGTGAACAAGTATGATTCATTGGTACACTATTTCCTTCACTATCTAAAACTCTTGTGTCTTTTAATCTTTCATGAAAATACCCTGATACCCTGTATGGAATCTTTCTAAAACAGTGTTACACATGGGAACAGTCAGGTACTGTACAGGGTCTGGCATAGAAAAAAATGCATCTGCTCTTCCATATGTGCCTATTCATTGATGGTGAACCTACAGCATGCATGTCAAAAGTGACACACCACAAATTTTGGCTTCACACATCAACACTCATTAACACAATTATTCTTGAAAGCATGTTCTGTTTTGATGAAATTTTCAGAAGCTGGTGAGGTCATGTGTGAATGGGAGATGCCCTCATATAACCTTTGAACTCTCCGAATATGACATGCTTTCACACTATTTTCCAAGGCTGCAGAGGCTACGGAAGAACATTCTCCAACATTGTCTAGCATGCTCATACAACCCATAGCAGCTGCAGAAGCCTATCAACAGAAAGAGAATATCACCTGAAGATAAATGGTACCCAAAAGATATTGAAGAGCACTGAGCCACGGAGGTAATTCTATTGTTCCCCAAGAAGCAGTGGAAGCAGTAGTGCTAGGATTGAAATCAAGGCCCgcccttgatttttaaaatccattattTAATATACACAGTTTTGTGCATTCCCTGATAACCTctgtagctagctagctagctagacccATAGACGAACAAACACACTACAGTGCTATTACAAATCTTATCATGGGTCGGTTTGCAACATCTGTTGACATGGGCATATTC
Above is a window of Ahaetulla prasina isolate Xishuangbanna chromosome 4, ASM2864084v1, whole genome shotgun sequence DNA encoding:
- the LOC131198838 gene encoding vomeronasal type-2 receptor 26-like; the protein is MFPNVDYQYNGILQLLQHFKWTWIGALYTHNENGEKFIHDIVPMFSQRGICFAFIAKFPAMTYFNSFDELIGDAVETYKAVMTSTANVVIVHGEMDDMILLRFFPFISQLEKMPEWRKNRVWVLMAQMEFTSLPLLKTVKIDFLHGALSFAINSEEVLGFQEFLQTKNPTLAKKDSFIKVFWENAFECSFPNSLAAEEDRVTCTGQEKLEALPTSIFEMRMTSQSYNVYNAVYVVAHALGDLFVSVLNYRAGKHCWSIHNFWRQLNHLMRRISFNNSAGEKVSFNQNGELETGFNIINWITFPNQSFQRVKVGRIEPRTPQKEIFSSSEKSIVWPRIFNQTQPLSQCNNKCPLGYSKSKLEGKPFCCYDCLRCPEGKIANQQDMDDCFQCPDDEYPNKKQDLCLPKVITFLKYEESLGMVLASSALFFSLITVGVFWIFIKHQDTAIVKANNRNITYVLLLSLLLSFLCTLLFLGKPHKVSCLLRQTAFGIIYSVAISCVLAKTTIVVLAFMATKPGSKMTKWVGRKLAMSIVFCCSFIQSNICILWLIISPPFPDVDKNSMSEEIILECNEGSVFMFYCVLGFMSFLAIISFMVAFLARKLPDSFNEAKFITFSMLVFCSVWLSFIPTYLSTKGKYMVAVEIFSIIASSGGLLICIFSPKCYIIILRPDLNNKGLLKK